One stretch of Acidimicrobiia bacterium DNA includes these proteins:
- a CDS encoding LLM class F420-dependent oxidoreductase — protein MTTFGFQLPNFTFGDGDGDGDGDGDDQLFANVVDLVDTAEDVGFESLWVMDHFYQLPALGGGEQPMLESYTLLGALAAVTSTIKLGTLVTGVTYRNPAMLAKQVTTLDVISGGRAILGIGAAWHDIEHEAMGFAFPPVRERMDRLEEAVQICRLMFTEETPSFDGRYYRVHDVRNVPRPIQPGGPKIMIGGSGEKRTLKLVAQYADLCNITGDAAGIAHKLDVLRSHCDAVGRDYSEIGKTRLASLMITSSPEETKQVREFVAAAAGDAGL, from the coding sequence ATGACCACATTCGGCTTCCAGCTCCCCAACTTCACCTTCGGCGACGGCGACGGCGACGGCGACGGCGACGGCGACGATCAGCTGTTCGCCAACGTGGTCGATCTCGTCGACACCGCCGAGGACGTCGGCTTCGAGTCGCTGTGGGTGATGGACCACTTCTACCAACTGCCCGCGCTCGGCGGCGGTGAGCAGCCGATGCTCGAGAGCTACACGCTGCTCGGCGCGCTCGCGGCGGTCACCTCGACGATCAAGCTCGGCACGCTCGTCACCGGCGTCACGTACCGCAATCCCGCGATGCTCGCGAAACAGGTGACGACGCTCGACGTGATCAGCGGTGGGCGCGCGATCCTCGGCATCGGCGCCGCGTGGCACGACATCGAGCACGAGGCGATGGGCTTCGCCTTCCCGCCGGTGCGCGAGCGGATGGATCGACTCGAAGAAGCCGTGCAGATCTGCCGCTTGATGTTCACCGAGGAGACGCCGTCGTTCGACGGTCGCTACTACCGCGTGCATGACGTGCGAAACGTGCCCCGACCGATTCAGCCCGGCGGGCCGAAGATCATGATCGGCGGGAGTGGCGAGAAGCGCACACTGAAGCTCGTCGCGCAGTACGCGGATCTCTGCAACATCACGGGCGACGCGGCCGGCATCGCGCACAAGCTCGACGTGTTGCGTTCGCACTGCGATGCAGTTGGCCGCGACTACTCGGAGATCGGCAAGACGCGGCTCGCGTCCTTGATGATCACGAGCTCGCCCGAGGAGACGAAGCAGGTGCGCGAGTTCGTCGCGGCGGCGGCCGGCGACGCGGGCCT